The stretch of DNA GCAAGCCTCTACTGGGGTTGTCGGAAGAGTCTATTCAGAAGCTGACGAATCTCTTCGAGTCAGACCTGCCGATCGGAACCACGTTTCAATTCATGCTGCATGCATCTCCCATCATCGAGCCTTATCTGGACCATCACGTTGTGCTGGCGCAACGGGGGCAGGCAGGGGAACGCTATGTGGCCGATGCGCGGAAGACCGCAGAGTTCTATCTGCATGCTCGAGACACACAGCTGACGTCCAATCCACCGTTACGCCCCCGAGATTTCACCGTGTATGTATCCGTGGCCTTCCCGACCCAGGAGACGACCGCGCAGGGGTGGGAAGATGAGCGGATACATCAAGCGGTGTCGGGCATCGAGGGACAGTTGAACACCTTGGGATTGCTGCCTGAGCGGGTAGGGCCACTGCAATTGTTGAATGTCCTGCATGTGCTGCTGAACCCGGGCCACAGCTGGGAGAGTCGGCCGCCGGCGTACAGCGATCAACTGCCGATACGGGATCAGGCGGTCCGTCTCGATACGACGGCCACGCTCCGCACCAAGATGATTGAACTGGACGGGAAGTTTCTCAAGACGCTCACCGTACAGTCATGGCCTGTACAGTGGCATGGCGGCAACAATCGCGAATTGATCGGGAGCCTGGTCCGGTTCACCGATCAAATCACCTGTCCGTTTTTCCTGACGTTGAATGTCTTGAAATTTGATCAGGGCAAAGCGAAAGGCAAGTTGCGAAAGAAGCACGTCGTAATCAACCAGCAAGCCAGTGGGTTTCTTCTGGGTCTGATTCCCTCCCTCAGGTTCAAATTGGACCATTTCAACGGTGTGCAAGCGCAACTGGAAAACGGAAGACAGCTCATCGGATCCTACTTCCAAGTCGTCCTGTATGGGGACACCCCGCGTCACGTGGAGGAGCAGACAGGGACTCTTCGAGCCCTATATCGTGCCAAGGATATCACTCTGCAGGAAGATCACTTCATCGGGTGGAAAATATTCATGACGGGGTTACCCCTCGGCTTACCATCGGATGACAAAGCCCTCATCGACGGACTCAGACGCATGAAGACCTACCACACCGAGGTCCCGGCGCATATTTGCCCTATCGTGGCGGATTGGAAGGGGGGCGGCGCTCCGGTGGTGCTGCTGACATCTCGGTCAGGTCAACTTATCACCATGGATGTCTTTGCCAATCAACAGACGAATTACAACATGGCTATCGCGGCGACGTCGGGGGCAGGTAAATCGTTCTTCATGAACAATTGGATCAAGAGCTACTTGGGCATTGGTGGCCAGGTGTGGGTCATCGATGCAGGCTTCAGCTACGTCAAACTTGTGGAGTTGCTCAAGGGGCAATACATCCAGTACGGAGCCAACGCTCAACGCCTCTGTTTCAATCCGTTCAGCAAGCTGGTGCACTGGGGGAGCAGTGCTGGAGGCGATGACGATCCGAGTGACCGCGCGGACGAATTGGCGACGCTCAAAGCGCTGCATGCGCAAATGGCTTCCCCCTCGCGTCCGCTGTCCGATGTCGAGCTCTCGTTCATCGAAGAAGCGATCATGCGTGTGCTTGAGGTGGAAGGGCGTGAGGGCTGTCCGGATTCGGTGCACCGAGTGTTGAGGGGCATGACGGATCCTCGGGCCAGAGACCTGGCGCGCGTGTTGGCGTCCTACGCGAAGGGCGGCATGTACTCCCATCTCTTCAACGGCACGAACAACGTCAATTTCGAGAACGACTTCGTGGTGCTTGAGCTTGATGGGTTGAACGAGCAGAAGCAGTTGCGATCGGTGATCCTCCTACAGATGCAGATGAATATTCAGGCGGTGATGTACAAAAAAGAGAACCGCGGGCGGCGGAAATTCGTCATTCTGGATGAGGCGTGGGATTTGTTGTCCCAGGGAGGCAATACCGCGGCCTTTTTCGAGACCGGCGCGCGCCGAGTCCGGAAGTCGGGTGGCTCCATGATCACCATCACGCAGGGCATCAACGACTACTACGACAAGATGCGGGATGTGGGGCGTTATTTGCTCGAAAATGCGGAGTTTGTGGGACTGCTCAAACAAAAGACCGAGAGCATCGCGGCGTTTCGGAACAATGGGCGCATTGTGTTGTCGGAGATGGAATACCGACTCCTGTCCTCTGTTACAAAAACCACGGAGTACTCAGAGATTTTCATGATCACCCCATTTGGGCGAGGCATTTGCAGACTGACTGTACCACGGGAAACGCAGTTGTTGTTTACGACGAATCCGGATGAGCTGGCGCTGATTGATCGGGTGAGGAAAGAGGGGTCAAAGGAGCTCTCCATCGATGAAGCCATTCAATGCATTATCGCTGCTGAACGTGCTCAAGCGGGCGCCGACAATCCTCGAGTGGCTTGATCGGCATCGGTGGGTGCATGTGGGGTTGATGCTGTTCTGCGGGACGATCATTGCTGCCGGCGTCATTGCGCCCTGGTATGAAGTTGCCGCTCGCATGAGCGGGAGTTGGCCCCACCATAATTTCTTCCTCATTCAAAAAGGTCAATCCGTGGGGCGAGGGAGTCTTGTGGCGTTCATCATGCAGCAAGACTATGCGGAACGTGTCCAGCCGGGCCGCTTACACCGTGACTACGCGGACGTGGGAAAGCGGTGGATGAAGCGCATAGTCGGAGTGCCGGGTGACCACATTCTGGTCAAAGACAATGAAGTCTATATCAACGGACAATCGGTGGGGCGGGGAATCGGAATCGATCGCTACGGGCAACGGATCGACCTAGCCACGTTCCCGGAGACTATTCCCGAAGGGCAATACTATGTGGCGCTGCCACACCCGCGATCGTTTGACTCTCGCTACTATGGCCTGATTCGGCAGGCGGATATTCTCGGTACGGTGACCCCGCTCATCTAGCGAGGTCGGTAATACTCCATACAGACATTCTGATATGGAGGTACCGTGAACGGATCGAGTGTTATCGCCTGTATGGCAGTGACCGTAGTGCTCTCCCTCCTGAGCATCGGATCCCCCGCGCTCTCTGAATCGACAGGCCGCCCGAGTAAACCGTCCCCTGAGGAAATGGCTCAGGACATCGCAAGGTACTCGCGCCAGGCGTTACGGCAGGGGCGCCCCCAGGAATCGCCGAAAGAGATGCGTCGCGACGGACTCTACCTTCTGCTCTCCTTCTCGTTACCGGACGACACCCTCAAAGACTACCTGCGGGAAGCCAAACTGCTTGGCGCGAAGGTGCTGCTGCGCGGACTGGTACAGGAGTCGTTCAAGGTTACGCAGGATCGGATTAAGCGGGTGCTCTTCACCGGGGAACGCCCGGATGACTCCCTGCTGGTCGGAATCGGGATCGATCCGGTGATCTACCGGACAGTCGGTGCAGGAGAGGTTCCGGCCCTAGTGTTCGTGAAGGACGAGAAGTTCATGGTTGCGAGTGGGGCATCCTCGGTCGCACATCTCCTGGCGCTGTTGTCACAGGAGCAGGCGAGGTTGAAGCCATGGGGTGAATGGTTCGAGCGCCGGCATCGAGGGTTTCTCCAGGGGGGACCGACTGAAGAAGCTCCGCCACTGCTTCCGACCATCGAACGGAGTGTGAAGGTGTGGGCCGACGCACGTGGAGCCGACATTGCGGAGCGGGACATGATTGATGTGATGAAGGAGCGAGTGGCGAACGCAAATTGGCCGGACATTCAACGCCGTTCCGGCGATGCCCTCAAACGGCATTTCGCCAAGGGGCCAGGGCTGGCCCTACCGCATGTCGAAGAGGCCAGAGTGGCGTTCGTCGATCCGACCGTCGAGTACCCCGAGGATATCAAGGATCCCACCACGGGCACGGTGCTGATCAAGTCCGGCACGAAGATCAACCCCTTCGACAAGGTGCGGTGGATTCGAACCCTCGTGTTTTTTGACGGCACCAGTCCCGCACAGATGGGTTGGGTGCAACAATATTTGAGGGAGCATGACCCTAAGTTCGTGAAACTCATCATCTCTGACGGCGACGTGCAGAAAGTAATGGAGCAACTCCATCAACGTGTCTATTGGGCGAATCCTCTGCTCGTCAGCCGCATGGGGGTCGGAGCGGTGCCCAGTGTGGTCTCTCAGCTAGGCCGAAATCTGCGGGTGGAGGAGGTGGCGATTCATGACTAGGTCCTCGATGCGAGGGATCCGGCAGGTGTTCTTGCTGGTCTGCCTGAGTTGTGTGCTGATCGGCGTGGCGACGCTGTGGCCGTCTGGGACGGCAGAGGCCGTGTGCACAATCGGAAACCCTGTGTTGGCGAATAGTCTCGCGACGACGTGTTGGGAATGTATGTTTCCTATCTCTCTCAGCGGAGTCACGTTGTTTAACCCGGGAGAAGACTTTACCGCCCCGGCCGTCGGTCCAGGCCGCGCCCCTTTTCCCCCGCAGTTGTGCGGGTGCGTTTGTCTTGGGCCTATCTGCATTCCTGGGTTACCGCTGGGGATCTGGGAACCGAAGAATCTGGTCGAGGCGGTACACGATCCCCTGTGTTTCCCGACGCTCGGCGTGTCCTTGGCCGGGGGCTTCAGTTACATCGGGCGAGGCATGGCTACGACGCAGATGGACTCCGAACTCAATTACGCATTTTTTCATGTGCATTATTTCATTTTTCCCCTGTGGGCCATCGTCGGCATCGGATTGGACATCGCATGTCTGAATCCTACCGGGATCGCAGACGAGATCGATTTGGCGTATGCCTCCGAGATCGATCCCTTGTGGGACGATGATCTGATTTCACTCATCCTCTTTCCAGAGGCCTTGGTCCTGGCCAATCCGGTGTCGTTAGCAGCCTGTGCTGCCGATTCCGTGGCCGCAGCGGTTGGCTTCCCGATCGATCCGCTGTTCTGGTGTGCCGGGAGCTTTGGATTCATGTATCCGCCGACCGGGCATGTCTCGGGAGCGAGTGGAGACCTCAAGCCGGCCGCACTGTCGATGACACGGTTATTAGCCAAACTGGCCCGTGCGGGGACAGAGTTTTGGACGTCCGCCAATGGCCCGTTGTTGTGTGACGACGTTACGACAGCTCTCATTGTGAAAAGCCAGTACAAGTTTCAATTACTGTGGCCTATTCCGAACACCGGAATTCCTCCGCCGTGCTGTCAGCCTCTGGGGCGGACACTCATGATGTGGGGGCTCGGCAAAATCGTGCCGGCCGTTGGCGAGGACTTTGTGTGGCTGCTATGGAAACGACAAAACTGTTGCTTGCTCTAGCGTGGTGCTCTGTGAGCGTCTGCTCGATGGGGGGGCCGACCGGTGTTGCGAGGGCCGCTGATCCTCCCGGCTCTAAGACGTTTATCGATCATCCCAGGCAGGGATGGTTCTTTTATCAAGACCCTCCAGCCGAGGCTGAGGAGGACGCGGAAGAGAGTCCTGTATCCGTCACGATTGACGGCTTACCCCCTGGGGCTTGGCTGGAGCCGTCGAAATACCGGACGTGGTTCAAGGGGCTTGCGATGGATGGAGTCAAGTTAACCGCCCTCCCGGTGACGGTGTTGCGGGAGCTGGTGTCGGCCAAAAAGGAACGCGCGTTGGACGATCCCTCGGTGGAGAATGTGACGAGTTACATCAAAGTCCAAAAGGAAGCGTATGACCGCTCGCAACGCTTCACCGATGCCTGGCAGATCGCCATGTACACGGACCCCAAGCTCGACTATGCGTCGCAACATCCCACGTCCACCTATGGGCATAGCGTCGAATCCGAGATCAAGCGAAACACCGAAGAGCAGCTGCTGGCAGGCACAGCCGACCGGGTCGGACTGTTCTTCTTCTTCACCTCTACCTGTCCGTTTTGTCAAGAACAGTCCAAGGTATTGAAGGTCTTCGCCGATACCTACGGACTAACGGTGAAACCTGTGTCGCTGGATGGGGTGGGATTGCCGGAGTACCCGCAACCCGCCATCAACAACGGCATGGCGGAAAACGTGGGCGTGCATATGGTGCCCATGATTTATCTCGCGATTCCCGAGGAAAACTTCTTAAAGCCACTCGGGGCCGGACTGATGACGAATGCGGATCTACGCGAGCGATTGCTGGTCCTGTTGCGGAATCGAGGATTGTTGGGCGAGCGACCGTCTCATGGATAGAGGACACACGATGCGATGCAAACGGATTCTGGTTGGACTGTGTATGTGGGCCGTACTGGCCTGGCCTCCCCTGGTGCAGGCGCAATCGATGAATGATGCCCTCACGAACATGTTCAGCTCGTGGGGTGTCGGGATCACGAGTCCTCCCGGTGCCTACGAGAGTCAACGTCGAGGTTACTTCAGCGGCGGTGGGGTCTCGGTTCGTTTGTGGCAGGACCCGATGCGGCTGTGGTCGATTGCCCCTCCGCGATTGAGCGTGGGCTGCCAAGGCATCGATGTGTATCTGGGCTCCTTTTCCTACGGCAAGCTGGATCGGTACGTCCAGTTGCTGCAGCAAATCGGGACCGGGGCCGTCTTGGGGTACGCGTTCCAGCTGGCGATGAAAGCCATCTGTGAAGACTGCGCGGACGTGCTCAATAAGATCGAAGCCGCTGCCAGAGCACTCAACGCCGCGGGACGGATCCAACCCTGTCAAACGGGGATTGAATTGGGTAAGGCGCTGGCCGGGAACGAAGCATCGAAACAGAAGCTTGCGAGTCGGTTCGGCGATGCCTGGCAGAAGATGAAGGAGGCGGGGGGCGCCATCGGAGACGTGTTTGAAGACCGGGATGCGGTCAAGAATCAGTCGAATGCGGATGCCGCCTCAGCTCTGAAGGGCACGGAATACGATGTGACGGGCAATCTGGTGTGGGATGTTCTGACGCAGGCCGGCCTGGATCAGAATCTCATTGTCATGGTGATGTCGGTCACAGGTACCATCATTGTCGGGAACGACGGCGATGTTCAAACCCGCGATCCGACGATGACGTTCGAACAGCTGGTCGACAGCCATTTGGGGGACGTGGTCAAAATATTTAATTGCGGGGGCGATTCCGAATGTTTGAACCCCACGATTACGGATGCGACCGATATCGAAGGATTCGAAAGTCGTGTGTATACGTCGATGAGTAACCTCATCGAAGACCTCTACTCGGGCTCTGCAATCAGTGCGGCGGATCAACAAATCATCAACATGACCCCGGTCCCGATTCTGACCATGCTCGCTGATTATGGGCGGCCACGGGATGTCGGCAATCAGATTGCGCGCTTGTCATCAGAAGTGGTGGCTGCAGACATGGGATATCAATGGGTGAAATGGGCGGCCACCGAAACATCCCGGAACGTCAGCTATATCCAAAAGGTCAAACCAGAATGGCCGGGCAATCTGCAAGATTTTCAGGGGCGGCTGCATCAAGTTCTGAGGGGGGCCAGTGACAGTCTCGCAAAGCGGCAACGCATGGTGAATAACATCAACCAGCTCATGCAGTTGACGAAGACGCAGGGCGAAATGCGATCGCTGCGGTAGTCGTCGGAGGAAGCCTGATTGCGATGTGAGGGGAGAGGATAGCGGACCATGTGGACGATCTATACCTTCGGCAATGGCGATGTGT from Fimbriimonadaceae bacterium encodes:
- a CDS encoding TraU family protein; its protein translation is MTRSSMRGIRQVFLLVCLSCVLIGVATLWPSGTAEAVCTIGNPVLANSLATTCWECMFPISLSGVTLFNPGEDFTAPAVGPGRAPFPPQLCGCVCLGPICIPGLPLGIWEPKNLVEAVHDPLCFPTLGVSLAGGFSYIGRGMATTQMDSELNYAFFHVHYFIFPLWAIVGIGLDIACLNPTGIADEIDLAYASEIDPLWDDDLISLILFPEALVLANPVSLAACAADSVAAAVGFPIDPLFWCAGSFGFMYPPTGHVSGASGDLKPAALSMTRLLAKLARAGTEFWTSANGPLLCDDVTTALIVKSQYKFQLLWPIPNTGIPPPCCQPLGRTLMMWGLGKIVPAVGEDFVWLLWKRQNCCLL
- the traC gene encoding type IV secretion system protein TraC: MSTILEWKAKQLVERTAISDWLPYEAWDDTNQVYRLDDGRIGVVFASKPLLGLSEESIQKLTNLFESDLPIGTTFQFMLHASPIIEPYLDHHVVLAQRGQAGERYVADARKTAEFYLHARDTQLTSNPPLRPRDFTVYVSVAFPTQETTAQGWEDERIHQAVSGIEGQLNTLGLLPERVGPLQLLNVLHVLLNPGHSWESRPPAYSDQLPIRDQAVRLDTTATLRTKMIELDGKFLKTLTVQSWPVQWHGGNNRELIGSLVRFTDQITCPFFLTLNVLKFDQGKAKGKLRKKHVVINQQASGFLLGLIPSLRFKLDHFNGVQAQLENGRQLIGSYFQVVLYGDTPRHVEEQTGTLRALYRAKDITLQEDHFIGWKIFMTGLPLGLPSDDKALIDGLRRMKTYHTEVPAHICPIVADWKGGGAPVVLLTSRSGQLITMDVFANQQTNYNMAIAATSGAGKSFFMNNWIKSYLGIGGQVWVIDAGFSYVKLVELLKGQYIQYGANAQRLCFNPFSKLVHWGSSAGGDDDPSDRADELATLKALHAQMASPSRPLSDVELSFIEEAIMRVLEVEGREGCPDSVHRVLRGMTDPRARDLARVLASYAKGGMYSHLFNGTNNVNFENDFVVLELDGLNEQKQLRSVILLQMQMNIQAVMYKKENRGRRKFVILDEAWDLLSQGGNTAAFFETGARRVRKSGGSMITITQGINDYYDKMRDVGRYLLENAEFVGLLKQKTESIAAFRNNGRIVLSEMEYRLLSSVTKTTEYSEIFMITPFGRGICRLTVPRETQLLFTTNPDELALIDRVRKEGSKELSIDEAIQCIIAAERAQAGADNPRVA
- a CDS encoding conjugal transfer protein TraF, which encodes METTKLLLALAWCSVSVCSMGGPTGVARAADPPGSKTFIDHPRQGWFFYQDPPAEAEEDAEESPVSVTIDGLPPGAWLEPSKYRTWFKGLAMDGVKLTALPVTVLRELVSAKKERALDDPSVENVTSYIKVQKEAYDRSQRFTDAWQIAMYTDPKLDYASQHPTSTYGHSVESEIKRNTEEQLLAGTADRVGLFFFFTSTCPFCQEQSKVLKVFADTYGLTVKPVSLDGVGLPEYPQPAINNGMAENVGVHMVPMIYLAIPEENFLKPLGAGLMTNADLRERLLVLLRNRGLLGERPSHG
- a CDS encoding conjugal transfer protein TraH, yielding MRCKRILVGLCMWAVLAWPPLVQAQSMNDALTNMFSSWGVGITSPPGAYESQRRGYFSGGGVSVRLWQDPMRLWSIAPPRLSVGCQGIDVYLGSFSYGKLDRYVQLLQQIGTGAVLGYAFQLAMKAICEDCADVLNKIEAAARALNAAGRIQPCQTGIELGKALAGNEASKQKLASRFGDAWQKMKEAGGAIGDVFEDRDAVKNQSNADAASALKGTEYDVTGNLVWDVLTQAGLDQNLIVMVMSVTGTIIVGNDGDVQTRDPTMTFEQLVDSHLGDVVKIFNCGGDSECLNPTITDATDIEGFESRVYTSMSNLIEDLYSGSAISAADQQIINMTPVPILTMLADYGRPRDVGNQIARLSSEVVAADMGYQWVKWAATETSRNVSYIQKVKPEWPGNLQDFQGRLHQVLRGASDSLAKRQRMVNNINQLMQLTKTQGEMRSLR
- the lepB gene encoding signal peptidase I: MKPFNALSLLNVLKRAPTILEWLDRHRWVHVGLMLFCGTIIAAGVIAPWYEVAARMSGSWPHHNFFLIQKGQSVGRGSLVAFIMQQDYAERVQPGRLHRDYADVGKRWMKRIVGVPGDHILVKDNEVYINGQSVGRGIGIDRYGQRIDLATFPETIPEGQYYVALPHPRSFDSRYYGLIRQADILGTVTPLI